Below is a genomic region from Rhinolophus sinicus isolate RSC01 linkage group LG11, ASM3656204v1, whole genome shotgun sequence.
GGGGATTCTGCTCTCCCGTGAGGAAAACACCCACTTGAAATTTCACAGGACACCAGGATCTGATCTAGATTTCTACTCGCCCGTGAAGAGAAGAAGGCTCTTGTCTCGGTACCTGATGATATGTAGCACATGACCCGCGCGGATATTAAATAATCTAGTAACACATCTCGTGTGGATACTGAAATGTTTATAATCAAATGAGACATTTACGCTTACACGGTTTACAGCACAAATGACCAGGGGAAATGGGCTATGCTGAGAACGGGGAATGCTTGCAGAGGCTGAGAGCATAGCAGAGATGAGCGGCGGGCACGCATCCCAGCCACGGCCCCAGAGCACTCCCAGGAACTGTGGGAAGGCAGGGGAGCCCAGCCCCCTGCACCAGCAGTGGCTTCCTGTTCGGCCAAGGGCAGAGGGGCCGCCGGGGGGGTTCAGTCTAAGCCATATTCAATATCCTCCTGCTCCTCTGCTTTGGGCTCCATCACAGATGGCACTCCATCCTTTCCAGTGTGGTTTCCTAAAGAGGAACGAAGGTGACTCAGTATTGGGAAGTGTGGTCACCCCCTTATTCCCATGTGCAGGCCTTGAGTGAACCACGAAAGCTTGTGTTCAGAGACAAAGCTGGCTACCGAGGAGTGTCGGGTAAGAGCAGTAATTGTCCAGGTTCAGCAGATGCCCTGACTTGGGTCCCCAAGGCAGTTGCTGAACAAATAGCCACAGTTTGCTTAGTTATCAGTAAGCACTAGCCAGCTTCCCCCACAAATGCATCTCCCTGGTCACGTGCTCAGGCCCCCAGCACCAGGCCGGGCTGATATGTCAGTTTGTGGCTTCATTTGTCCACCCAGCCAGTTGCTCAGGACGCTGTCCCTGCCTGGTGAACCTCCCTTCCCTACCAGCACCATCTTGCATGTTACCCATCCAGATTCTGGCCTTTCACTATGGAGGGGCTATTCCCTCAAGCCTGCAGCCACCCTCGTTCTGTCCCACATTCCCAGCTGTGGTGCCACCggtcccctccctgcctcagaAACCTTGCTCTGGAAAGGCCAAAAGGCTGAAAAATGCTGGCTCCCAGCCCCCCATCTACACCCGGTGAACAAGATTACTGAGGTCTACACGGCCCTAAGTAGCCCAGAGAGGCCACCCGCCCCGGAATGGATCGGCTCAGGCCAGCAAGTGGCTGTTTCGAAGAGGCGTAAACTTCGGAAGGTGACCACAGTCATCTCGGGTCAGTCCAAGGACATGGGGTTCTTAGGGTGAATGTCCCGTTGCCTACCCTCATTTCCTCACTGGCAAAGCTTTCAGCCCCTGTGTTCTTGAGAGTGGGGTGGCATTACCTGGAGGAGAGGCCGAAAGTAGATCACTGTCCCCATCCTCCCTGGAGAGGGGTGGTGCGGCGTCCCTTTTGCAGGTTGGGGACATTGGTAGGTGGCCTGGAGGCTCGTCGTCATTGAGCTCCTGAATCAGCGGGCCTGGGCACTTGGTTTCTTTGCTTTGGGTTTCCAAGTCCCTCTTTGCTGCTGCTTTAAATATGTGTGTAAAGGGAGTCTCAGCCTTCCTGGAGGTGTCCTTGGAGATTGCGAATATATTTGACAGGGTGTCTGTGGACGTGTTTCCCAGTCCTGAGCCTGAGGTGTAGTCCAGCTCAGGGTCACTGTCATCACTTAAGCTCGAGATGGCTGTAATCTTTGGAGAGCACGTTGTCTgttaaaaaaagatgtatttgaACATTTCTGTTTTCACAAGTCACTAAAATGCACAATGTTAATTCCACCTTCATCTAGCACAAGATACTCTGTTGCCACATAGAAGAAAGGCCCGAGGGAGTAGCACATTCTGTCCTTGGAAAGTTAGGCCGGGGGATGGACACCCTTGGCCAGCTGTTTCTGAGCCCCAAAGTCGTGGTGAGCTCTATAGCCATGTCTGCACTTCTTTCCCACTCTCTGTTGGGTCTCCAACACCTGCACCCTTCCCGGGTCCCTGAATGGGCTCCTCTCTGAGGCTTGGCCTCGGGCTGGCATAAGCCTCATCCTGCCACCTGGACTTAGTCCCCTTGGAGGTCAGGCCCCATGGGAACTGTGGCTCGTGTCTGTGCCATTCCTCAGTGATGAGCACAGGTTGTCTTACACTTCCTCTCCCTAAGGGCCTGGGTCTGGCAGACAGGGATACTCAGTAACGCTGTGGGCAGGAGGGTCAGGTCACGTTGGGAGAACTCCCCACTGTGCCTCTTATacgcctccttcctccccacatctgtccttccctctctctgtgtTGCTTTAGTGTAGACAGTCATAGGATGAACATATAAATACATCGGAAGGGCAGAAAAATGTCAGGTAATGATGTAAGTGCCTAGTTATTAAAAATCAGAGATAAAATATGTTCAAGAAAACCCAAGTGGTTAATCATAAAACCCGGAAGAAGTGAGCAACAGCCAACAGCtacatttccttttgaaaagtgaaaatataaggGGTGCGCAATGCTTTCAGCACAAAGAGCACTTTGGAAGGTAAGGAGATACACTTTGTAAGTGGGAAGACTGGAAGTGAAAGTGGAATGATGCTGGTTGTGGGAAAGCTTGTGTTATTACCTTGTCCTGGCCTTGCAGAGATTCGCCTGTATCAACATCTTCCAGGTCAGGTAGGTCCTGAAAGATCAAAGGAGCCCTTGTCACCAGGAGGGCACTCACACTCTGAACATTGGAGGGACGCAACAGACGCATTCATAGCCCAGGAAGCCTGAACTCTATGCAAGCAAAGTGTGGAGGGGAACTGAGGAATGATGCAAACCCCTCAGGCAGCCCCACACACGCTcagcacgcacgcgcacacacatacacgttgCCATTTCAAGTATCTGGATCTCATCACTGAATGAGATTTGGAAGGCGTGACGTGTTTGAAgaatttccacatttttctccACTCGACTTTGTCATTGGAGATATAGCCAGGTGACCTGGGGGGACATGATGGGGCCCAAACCAATGCACCTTTTATATACAAATAAGTCTCAGGACTCTGtggtataaaataagtatattttggaCCGCCACAAAACTAGAAggattttgtgttgtttttttggtatCTTTATGTCTAACAACTGGTCCAGCATGGAGGCTGACAACCCAATGCGTGGTTAGTTGTatgaactctggagccagactgtgtAGGTTGGTATTCTTGCTCCACCGACACCTAGCTGTGTAGccttaggcaagttgcttaacctacctgtttctcaatttcctcatctgtaaaataggaatgagaATAGTACCTACCTCTCAGAGTTACTGGAAGGTTGAATCAGTCAATGCAAGATgtatttagaacagtgccaggcaaaGAGTAAGAACAGTAGGTATTAGCTCTTAGTTGTCCTCTATGTAGCTGGTTCTCAACGTTAAAGATTAATTGCCCAGTTCTGTTTCTTAGTACGTACGCCCAGAAAGCTAGAAAGCCATTCTGAAAATTGACCGTGCTCAGTTTAAGTCTTACTGAGCCACGTGAAATTGTGAAGTTAGAAATGAAGCACAGTTTAGAAATTTATCAAGGAAGTGGGCAGGGGGCAAAGTTGCACCCATGGGTTTAAACTGACGAGCTCACTCACGGGCAGAGGGGCAGGGCCGTCCTTCCAGGAGGACAGCGTGAATACCAGCTGTCCACTAGGTCTGAGGAGGCTAAAGGTGCAAGGAAACGCCTCCCACTCCTTGCCCCACCAAACGCTAGttcctgggggtggtggtgataaAAGGTGCTCGTTCCTTGGGCCCAAGCATATAAGGCTGTTACCAAAATGGGAACAGCGTCAGGAAGGTGAGGGTTCGTGAGGCTGTGATCAGTCGTAAGGCAGGGCACCCCCTGGCTGAACTGGGCAGTCACATCAAGCCGCTGAAGAAGTGACAGGCCAGGACGATGGCAGCAACTGCTTGCTGGGCAGCTGTCCGTAGAGGATTGGAGGCTCTGATGATGACAGAATTTCCTCAACCATTGTGTATACGCGTAAGGCTCGCTGGACAGAATTGCTTAGTAATGTTTCTTTCTGGGAAAACAAGAGTTTTGTAGACCACGTAGTTCAAGGGGAGTCACGTGGGCAGCGCTTTTCAGTCTTGAATGTGCACATGTGTGAACCACTTGGGGAGATCttataaaatgcagatttggaTCAGTAGGTCCGTGTGGGGCTTGCTAGTCTGTATTCTAACTGGCTCTGGGGGATGCCACGCCCgctggtccaaggaccacacttAGGGGAGTGAGGATTTTGAAGGTTTGCATCTGATCACCTGTTTTATCAGCTGTGAAGCAGATAGTTATCTCCTCATGgaactgccgtgtttccccgaaaataagacctaactggaaaataagccctagcatgatttttcaggaggacgtcccggaacataagccctaatgcatcttttggagcaaaacttaatataagacccggtcttattttgtgGGAAACACGGTGTTTACATACATCAATGAAGGAACTATCTACATACATCGATGAAGAGCTTCTCCTGTGTGTCCAGCGTAATGGTTTCCAGATCTTCATCACGTTCTGCTCCTGATGCACCTTCATTGGCCACCGTCTGAGGAGTCGATTCtaaggaacaacaaagaattaaccTTGGGGTTAGTTTTATACGCAGCAGTCAGGTTCACGAGGCCAAGGTCATGGATTCCAAGCGCGGTGGAAGGACAACACTTTCCTTGGCCTGAAAGGCCAGCCCCTGTGATAGGAGCTGTGAGAATCCCCAGATTAGGATGGGGTTAtgtctaaaaagaaaagaaagggaagggaagggaaaaggagagagctTCTCCCTTCTGGGACCCGGAGACGAGAGGGAAGTGCCAGCCAGGAATTAAGGCAGAATACACAGGAGCCTTGGAAAAGGCCTGATGGATGGGCAAGGACACTGAGAAACGTGATAATGTCAAAGGCCAGCTTGGAAGCTGGAGAAGAGGCAAGCTGGAGAGTCAAGTGACAGCCCTGTCGGGAAGGGCAGAACCCACCACCCTCTTGGACTGCCTGTCCCTCAGGGCACATGCCTGGGAGCACTGCACAAGTGTCAGGGAGGCCTGTTAAACGATCCCAAGCTTAACTTGGGAATAAATATGGAATCAAGATCAggttcctcttcctcctccaggcccCCACTTTTCAAGCTTCCCAAGGCTGTATCCTTGGGTCctgctctctgctttctcttcagTCTCATGGCTTCAGTTATTACATTAGAGAGTAATGGCCCAACTTTTCTCATTATACATAGGGCCAGAGTGTGCCACCTGAGTAATGACCATAGCCAGCCTGACTCAGAGAGCCACAGTGGGGCACCAGTTTAGGATGAAACAAGGAAGTATGCAGACAGGGCTTCTGTGGGTGATTTGGAtgaccccagccccacaacacAGCTCTACCATTTACTTGCTCTGCAACTTGGAACaggttacttcacctctctgagcctccgtttccaaTTCCATAAAATGGGGCAATGATGATAGCATCTGGCTTGTAAAGTTGAGAAACCTAAACAAGACAGCCTGTGAAGCCGTGGCCTTCACTGTGTACCCATGCATGTTGGAAACAGAGATCTGGATTTTGTCTCCGTCTCCCGACCTCAGATGCTGCAATTAAGCCACTCCTTTTGAAATGTGCCCTTTGTTCAGTGAGGCGAAGGCCAGTTTCACTCATGGAAAACTCTACTGCTAGACCAGGTGTGATCTCAAAGCAAGAACTCACAGGGACGGAGTGATCATGCAAGAATCGTAGGTATGACAACACCTAAATCAGCAGTTCTAGGTCTCTCCCAGACAATGGGGAACCTCCATTCTGGGAGAACTACACTGGGCCAGACCAGCTAAACTCCCCAAGCATACCTCTCATGTTGCTCAGGCTGGGGACAGAATGATCCCGTTTCCCAAGGGCCTGTGGCCTGGGCAGGTGCCAGGCCTGCCTCATCCTCACTAACACCATAGCAACAGGACAGCATCCCAGGTGAGTCCTGCAGTTATCTGTCAGTTGGCAGGACCCAAGGACCTTGGCTAGAACTTGACGGGTTCCTTTTCCTAGATCTGCATTATCCGCTATGGTAGGCAGAACCACGTagggctactgagcacttgaaatgtggccagtactcctgaggaactgaatttttaattgtatttgttttcatttttaatgaagtaaattTAAAAGCGGAAGCAGTATAAAACAACTTGCTTCTTTTGGTAGGACTACATTTCACTTTAACCGTTGACAAGTTATCATCTAAATTGCCATGTGCTATTTAAGTATCAAATACATACTGGATTGGAAGACTTAGTGCCCCCTAAAAGTAAagtatctcattaataattttatactgatttaaattattatatttaagctatattgggttaaataaaatatattgttagtGTTTCACCCATTTCTTTGTACTTTGTTTCATGAGACTATTAGAAAATGTAGTCATGGCTATATTTCTATGGCCACGCTGCTCTAGCTAATGAGATGATGTGTGTACTTTATCGTACAGAAACAGCAACCAGAAGGGGAAACCAGCCCAGGTCCCACAAATGCATGATCCCGAGGCTGTGATTCTGGGAGTGCGGCCCTGGGCCAGCACCTGTGTTCTAGATCACAGTACCTTCCCAGGCAGCTCCCGGGGTCACTGCCCTGGGGGCCTCAGGTGGGAGAGCCCCTGGCTCCTGGTCTTCAACCTCTGCATTGACTTCTGCAGGCAGATCCTCTAAGAGACTTGGCGTTTCCGGGAAGAGCTCATCCTTGGCCTGGAAGCTTTCCTTGACAAACAGCTCCATTTTCTGCTGCCTTTCTTCATCCTCACAAGGCTCTTCCTTCCCTTGCACATCAACATCCACGTTCTCCGTCTTGTCTGGCGCTGGCACCGCCCCTGAATAAGAGAAGTCCAAAGGTGAACAGGGAAGCATTCTGGGAAGACGAGGGTATCTCCACATCTCATGTCTTGTGTCTTGGGGACACTCAGCAAACTGCTGAGAGTGACCATGGGGAACTGTCAGGGACCAGTAAAGAATTGCCCACGGGGGTGTGCATCAAACCATTGTTTATGATTGCTAAGTAAACGGAGCTAAATGTCCAGGAGAGGAATCTGGACACAGCCATTAAGAAAATGCAGGAGGCTCTTAGGAGATGGACTTGGAAGTATTTGGGTTTAAGAGCCACACTGTCTGCCTTCACTTTCTAATGGTTCAACAGAAGTGGAaagtgtgtgtaggtgtgtgtgtaaGTGTTAAAAACCATCTGATCTAGACACAAcagcttttcattttcctatgCTTTAAGCttttcagaaaatttgaaaactatcaAAATGAAAAGCTGGGGAAAAACATGTTTTGAATGACAATTTTATGTGTTGAATGactattttatggaaaatatagTATGTTAATGCAAAAGAGTAGGCAAACATAATTATgccttttttctatttaaaaaaaatatatatgttacatgTATGAGGAAACGCCAGGAAATACCCACACAGAAATAATGAGTGGCTTTGCTGCAATTATGTTACGCTTGTCTATGTTTCCTATGTGTAGTGAGTGTATTCACATTTTGTAATCAGGTAAAAaacaatgtgtcatttaaagacACATATGGGGACTCTGGCTCTTCTGGGTATAGAATGGGGAATGGGGCTCTTATTTGTGAAGGAGCCCTGAGCACCATCCCCAGGATCCCACAGGCTCTCTTTGGGGTTGGATCAGGACTCACTCCCTCCCTCGATCCACCAAATGCTGGCCAGGGGCACTGGGAGTGAGCAGACTCAGGGCAGTagattgggtggggcagggaggggttcATTTACGCCAAACCTGAAAGTAGACATGTAGCCTAGCTCCTTGTAATTTTAGTGCCCCTGGTATTTTGGCagctagaattaaataatttaattcttaattaggCCTTTGTTCACATGTTAACAGCTCTTCTAGCTCAACTCCTTTGGTCTCATAGTATAATTTTGTGTTGCTGATGTGCTGTTTCGTTGTCAAGCAGGAGATAACTTCAGGGTCTCAAGGAGAATTTGAGTTTGTTTTGCAGAAGGAAAGAATGTTTCCACAAGGTAGCTGTGACCAGCTGCTGACACCCCCCAGGCGTCTGATGTGAAAAAGTGTTATCTGTGACTAAAGAAACACAGACCTCGCTCAGTTCCCTGGAACTCCCCCTCCCCTTTAAAACTCTTCTGCTTGGTCCCAGACTTTGAAGATGGTCTTTGAACATTAATTCACCATCGTCCCAGGCTGCCGGCTTcctgaataaaataaactttCCTTTCCACCCAACACTTGTCTCTCAGGTATTGGCTTTTGGGCAGCAAGCAGCCATACTTGGTTCTGCCCCATCACCCTGAAGGTTCCAGAAGGAACcaagccctgctgacaccttgactttagcctaGTGAGACCCGTGTCAGACTTCCGAGCTCCAGAACTGtggtaagataataaatttttgttgtttaggCCCCTAAATTTATGGTAACTTGTTACGGCAGTCATAGAAAACTAACAGACCGTCTTGAaatggtgggggtgaggggtaaggaaggaaggcaagagaGAGACTCCAAGATCCTAGAATAGCACGGAGGATCCATGGGGACAAGAATGTTTCCCAGGCTTGCCCTGGTCCTGCCATTGTGATTTGCACAGAAGGTCTCTTCCCAGCCCTGGGGCTGCAGCTCCCTTCCTGGCTCCCCCACGTGCAGGACCACCTTATCCCCCACCCCTTATTCATCCAACCAACCCCGCCACCAAGCTCATGCCACTAACACTGTTTCCTGACCGCTGTCTAGCCTTCATAGCCCACGACTTACTGTCACCTGCCATGTCAAAGCTGGTTTCCAAGGCCCTACTTGATATGCTCCCACCCAGCCCAGCTAACCTTGTCTGATTTCCCAATTGACAACCTAATTCTACATCCGGGTATCTGGCACTCCTCTTTGCCTCCCCAGGGATACTGGGCTCCTTGGAGGAGGCAGAATCATATCTTCTCCCTCTGGTGGGATTTCTGACAGTGTCTGCCTGCTCATTCCACGTGTATCTAAGTGTGTGTATCTGGGCCTGAGGTTTATGTACAGAAACCTATTTATTTATGAGTGCCCCCCCAACTAAATGGATGGTGAGACCTTTCTGTGTGCAGAAAAATGTGAGATTAAAGGAGCAATAGTAGTCATGAAAAACCttaatagcaattaaaaaaaaatcaagattacCATAACCCTCTGATTCAAATGAGGCATAAAGAGCACTGACGGAGCCCCCAGTACACATgctggtgattttattttatttatggtatTGTACAATACCATGCTGCCTTGATAGGAGGTCAGAATATTCATTTGCGGTGGACAAAACAATGGCCCCACAAAGCTTGTCCTAATCCTAGAAGCTGTGACTATGTGAtctcacatggcaaaagggactttgcagctgTGATTAAGATTAAGAaccttgagatgggaagattatcctggactATGCTGGTGggcccaatgtcatcacaagggACCTcaaaagagagaggcaggaggtcAGAGCTAGAGAAAGATTTGAAGATGCTGTGttgctagctttgaagatggaggaaggggctatGAGCCAAGGAATGGGGAAAACAAACTGTCTTCCTTAATGACAAGGAATCAGAAAGTCCCCTGGGACCTCCAGAAGGAAcccggccctgctgacaccttgattttagcccagggaGACCCGTGTCagacttctgagctccagaactgtggtaagataataaatttgtgttgtttaggCCCCTACAGTTATGGTAACTTGTTATGGCAgtcatagaaaactaatatgtcatttattttggaaaactgaGGTTATTTTAACAAATTGTGTTTTAATCACTGGAAGTGGTTTGAAACTACACATACTTGTCTGGGTTTTACACTGCCCAGCAGTTTGGAGACGCCCAGTGCTACTGGATCTGCAGGTATGTGAGTAAATGGTCCAACCCCACTCCCCCCCCAACCAAAACCCAGAGATGAAAGACTGAGGTCAACAGCCTGGATTTCTAATCTACACAGAGCTCTGGGTAGCATCTTGGTCTTGAGCATGTACCTGTCTCTTGGCTCTCTTTCTGCCGCTTTCTCTCTGCAGCCCGCCGCTTGATCATTGCCAAGGCCTCCAAGCTGTCCGTGATCCTCTTCTGCTCTCTGCTCTCCCACTGACATCTCTCCTCTTTCTCAGCTTCATACCCCCCTCTAGCCCAGGCCTCTGCACAAGCTCTGTGTAGAAggataaataaacagaaaccaGGGAGGTTTGAATGGTCACAGGTAAAGGTAAATGCAAAACATACTATCTGACCAAACTTgttcattttccccccaaatcaaaCCAAAGGCACATAGGACATATGGCTGCAAGGACAGAAGttaacatacatatattttaatctctAAAGTCAATTGGTTTGCAAAGCCTTCTAGATGTCATGCCAAAAGCACAAGTGacgaaagaaaaaatagagaaattggactccatcaacattaaaaatgtttgtaacaCAAAGAATAccataaataaagtaaaaagacaagACAGAACgtgagaaggtatttgcaaatcatatccctaacaaaggacttgtatttagaatatataaagaactttcccGACTCAATAATACAAAGACAACAcgattttaaaatgtgcaaagctTAAAAGcatgagaagacaagccatagactggggGGAAAATATATGCGGAAAGGTAACTGAATATGGCTTGTATCCAAAGaactaataaaattcaaaaataaaacaataaaaaaagtggACAAAAGATCTGGACACCCCTCGCCGaaaatgacatacagatggcaaataagcatatgaaaagatgttcaacatcatatgacattagagaaatacaaattaaaacaagatcctacaacacacctattagaatggctgaaatccaaaacactgtcAAGAccaactgttggtgaggatgtggaacaacaaaGAACTCGCGTTCATTACTGGTGGGGATGCAAGATGGTGCAGCCACTTGGGGAGACAGTTTGGCAATTAGAAATATAGccttaccatataatccagcaatcttcctcctaagtatttacccaaatgagtcgataaaaaaaaaagcccacacaaaaacctgcacacaaatattcacagcagTACTATTTACAAGAGGCAAAAAGTGGAaatgacccaagtgtccatcaactgatgaataaataaaaagtggcACATCCAAATAGAATATTACTTTGCAACATTATTTTGGAATGAAGTACGGACAaggtggatgaaccttgaaaacatcatgctaagtgaaagatgccagtcacagaagaccacagactgtatatttccatttatatgacatgtcccgaacaggcaaatctacagagataGAAAAGCAGATTTGTGATTGCCACGAGCTGGGAGAgggggggaaatggggagggaCTGCTAATGgataagggttcctttttttttttttttcatggaaaaatctGGTGAAGTTATAAACTGTTACAAACTttctagaaaacaattaaaaagtatttataagCACCTTCAAAAAGCGCTCAAACCATACTTTTTAGTCCGATAACACAACTTGTTGAATTCCATCCGAAGGAAACAATCAGCAATGAGGTCAGAGACTTATACACAAAGATATTTatcaaaagattatttaaaaaaatacaaaaacaaaacctatgaATAAGGGCTCAACAATAGAGAAATTTCCTACTATGACCAATTAGGTAGCCCTACACCTATTTCTAAAGAACATTGAACAACATGTGAAAATGCTCCAAAGAgcatagagttttaaaaagaacattaaataagCA
It encodes:
- the DNAAF1 gene encoding dynein axonemal assembly factor 1 is translated as MHPETLEPAAEGPEEQDCVQQPGVEQGVEESAGDHGNAGQGDRKEEINDPKETCAGPSDASYQSEQKQSGDSRSHGCLEHQRDDKENYGPRMTKSFLQKLCKQHKLYITPALNDTLYLHYKGFNRIENLEEYTGLRCLWLECNGIQKIENLEAQTELRCLFLQVNLLHKIENVEPLQKLDALNLSNNYIKTIENLSCLPVLNTLQIAHNHLETVEDIQHLKECLKLCVLDLSHNRLNDPKILGILESMPDLRVLNLMGNPVIRLIPNYRRTVTVRLKHLTFLDDRPVFPKDRACAEAWARGGYEAEKEERCQWESREQKRITDSLEALAMIKRRAAERKRQKESQETGAVPAPDKTENVDVDVQGKEEPCEDEERQQKMELFVKESFQAKDELFPETPSLLEDLPAEVNAEVEDQEPGALPPEAPRAVTPGAAWEESTPQTVANEGASGAERDEDLETITLDTQEKLFIDDLPDLEDVDTGESLQGQDKTTCSPKITAISSLSDDSDPELDYTSGSGLGNTSTDTLSNIFAISKDTSRKAETPFTHIFKAAAKRDLETQSKETKCPGPLIQELNDDEPPGHLPMSPTCKRDAAPPLSREDGDSDLLSASPPGNHTGKDGVPSVMEPKAEEQEDIEYGLD